One Synechococcus sp. PROS-9-1 DNA window includes the following coding sequences:
- the rseP gene encoding RIP metalloprotease RseP — MNVLAALLVLGLLIVIHEAGHFLAARLQGIRVNGFSIGFGPAIWKIERGGVTYALRVLPLGGFVSFPDDEDDSPIPADDPDLLRNRPIPQRALVISAGVLANLLLAWVVLVGHTALAGVPGDPDPGVMVMAVQQGEPAEIAGLQAGDQILSIEGLSLGRGEKAVKEAVTPVRDNPSKVLSLEVQRNGLVRVIQLTPEDHQGQGRIGAQLQANFGGTTRAVHGLGEAIASGSEQFGGLLQRTVAGYGALFTDFGTTAQQVSGPVKIVEMGAQLSSQGGSGLALFMALISINLAVLNALPLPLLDGGQLVFILLEGLRGRPMPERLQLIVMQSSFLLVVGLSVLLIVRDTSQLSVVQRLLGQ, encoded by the coding sequence ATGAACGTTCTGGCAGCACTGTTGGTTCTGGGGCTGCTGATCGTGATCCATGAGGCTGGTCACTTTCTTGCAGCCAGACTTCAAGGCATCCGTGTAAACGGGTTTTCCATTGGATTTGGCCCTGCCATTTGGAAAATTGAGCGTGGAGGTGTGACCTATGCCCTGCGCGTTCTTCCGCTTGGCGGATTTGTGTCCTTCCCTGACGACGAAGACGACAGTCCTATTCCTGCGGATGACCCTGATCTTCTGCGCAACCGCCCGATTCCCCAGAGAGCCCTGGTCATTAGCGCAGGGGTCCTCGCCAATTTGCTGCTCGCCTGGGTGGTTCTCGTAGGACATACCGCTTTGGCAGGAGTGCCAGGCGACCCTGATCCGGGGGTGATGGTGATGGCAGTTCAGCAGGGAGAGCCCGCTGAGATAGCGGGCTTGCAAGCCGGTGATCAAATTTTGAGCATTGAAGGATTGTCACTGGGTCGTGGCGAGAAGGCCGTGAAAGAGGCTGTTACGCCAGTGCGAGACAACCCTTCCAAAGTCCTGTCACTTGAAGTGCAGAGGAATGGATTGGTTCGCGTAATCCAGCTCACTCCGGAAGACCATCAAGGGCAGGGACGCATCGGTGCTCAGCTTCAGGCAAATTTCGGCGGAACGACGCGCGCTGTCCATGGCTTGGGTGAAGCAATCGCGAGTGGATCGGAGCAATTCGGTGGACTCTTGCAACGCACCGTGGCCGGATATGGAGCCTTGTTCACTGATTTTGGAACGACGGCTCAGCAGGTGAGTGGTCCAGTCAAGATCGTGGAGATGGGCGCCCAGCTCTCCAGTCAGGGAGGGAGTGGTCTTGCTCTGTTCATGGCTTTGATTTCGATCAATCTCGCAGTGCTTAATGCGCTCCCATTGCCGCTTCTTGATGGAGGTCAGTTGGTGTTCATTCTTTTGGAGGGGCTCCGCGGACGGCCTATGCCAGAGCGCCTTCAGCTGATCGTGATGCAATCCAGCTTTTTGCTCGTCGTTGGCCTAAGTGTTCTTCTGATCGTGCGCGATACAAGTCAACTCTCGGTTGTTCAGCGCTTGCTTGGACAGTGA
- the serS gene encoding serine--tRNA ligase yields the protein MLDQRLVRDNPELISRELGRRGMDVDLTGLQLIAQQQRDLEERRSGLQADGNRIGKEVGQRIQAGADPKGAEVAELRLQGNQIKQTVAVLEDEEKQLTARLREELLSYPNLPSEACPDGRNENDNKEVRRWGDPRVEDGLIEHWQIAEQLSLLDTERSVRIAQSRFVTLFGQGARLERALINFMLDLHTGKGYREVLPPVLVNSASLKGSGQLPKFAEESFRCADDDLWLTPTAEVPLTSLHRDEIIPSEQLPLRYVAYSPCFRREAGSYGRDTRGLIRLHQFNKVELYWFVHPEHSEKAHAQITADAEAVLQALELPYRVLELCTGDLGFSAARTYDLEVWLAGAGSFREISSCSVCSDFQARRSSIRTKDGKTTRLVHTLNGSGLAIGRTMAALLENGQQPDGSVKLPQSLVPYFGCDRLQPE from the coding sequence GTGCTTGACCAGCGCCTGGTGCGTGACAACCCCGAACTGATTTCCCGGGAGTTGGGACGTAGGGGGATGGACGTTGATCTCACAGGTCTTCAGCTGATTGCACAGCAGCAACGCGACCTCGAGGAGCGTCGCAGCGGCCTTCAAGCCGATGGCAACCGCATTGGCAAAGAGGTCGGTCAGCGCATTCAAGCCGGCGCCGATCCCAAGGGGGCTGAAGTTGCAGAACTTCGCCTGCAAGGCAATCAAATCAAGCAGACGGTTGCGGTTCTTGAGGATGAGGAGAAGCAACTCACCGCGCGGCTGCGCGAAGAGCTTCTTAGCTACCCCAATCTGCCGTCAGAGGCGTGTCCAGACGGTCGCAACGAAAACGACAACAAGGAAGTGCGTCGCTGGGGTGATCCCAGGGTGGAAGACGGGCTCATCGAGCATTGGCAAATCGCAGAGCAGCTGTCTTTGCTCGATACGGAGCGTTCCGTGAGAATTGCCCAGAGTCGCTTTGTGACCTTGTTTGGGCAGGGCGCTCGGCTAGAGCGAGCGCTCATCAATTTCATGCTGGACCTGCACACGGGGAAGGGGTATCGCGAGGTGCTCCCTCCGGTTTTGGTGAACAGCGCAAGCCTGAAGGGATCAGGACAACTGCCCAAATTTGCTGAAGAAAGCTTCCGTTGTGCAGACGATGACCTCTGGTTGACCCCAACCGCTGAGGTTCCGCTGACCTCGCTGCATCGCGACGAAATTATTCCTTCGGAACAATTGCCACTGCGTTATGTGGCTTACAGCCCCTGTTTTCGCAGGGAGGCCGGTAGCTACGGACGTGACACACGGGGCCTGATTCGCCTGCATCAGTTCAACAAAGTTGAGCTGTATTGGTTTGTTCATCCCGAGCACTCTGAGAAGGCACATGCACAGATCACCGCCGACGCCGAAGCCGTGCTTCAGGCTCTGGAGCTGCCCTATCGCGTGCTTGAGCTCTGCACGGGTGATCTGGGCTTCTCCGCGGCCCGCACCTATGACCTCGAAGTTTGGTTGGCAGGTGCAGGTTCTTTTAGGGAGATCTCGAGCTGCAGTGTCTGTTCTGATTTCCAGGCTCGTCGTTCCTCTATCCGCACGAAAGACGGCAAGACCACACGGTTGGTTCACACGCTCAACGGCAGTGGCCTTGCGATTGGCCGCACCATGGCTGCTCTGCTTGAGAACGGGCAACAGCCTGACGGGAGCGTGAAGCTTCCCCAGTCTTTGGTTCCTTACTTCGGTTGCGATCGTCTCCAGCCAGAATGA
- a CDS encoding AAA family ATPase encodes MTEQWAQQLDLLIRAGTPLIWIRSHEEERVESLLSQAAERLPGRRLASWDFVSGLSGVLGSEGLGARQPMLVLQWLQDLDGNSPTLLLLKDVHRFCDDPGIARMLRNLTSLLRGRPHTLVLGCGSWTPPPDLEEALTLLDLPLPQEQELMTLLGNISKATGSPLNSEVLEELTHACCGLSESRVRHVAAKALAQRGELGRQDLADVLEEKRLALARSEVLEFCRTDATPADIGGLEALKQWLEQRHRAFSDEARRFGLPLPRGVLLVGPQGTGKSLTARVIAHSWSMPLLRLDVGRLFAGLVGASEARTREMIQRAEAMAPCVLWIDEIDKGFGSDGRSDGGTSQRVLATVLTWMAEKTSPVFVVATANGVERLPAELLRKGRFDEIFLLDMPARSERQSIMELHISRRRPGLLLPVETVVDRTDGYSGAELEQTVIEAMHLAFAEGRELAESDLIQAAAQLVPLSRTAKEQLEGLKQWASSGRARPASLRLVTNPDRG; translated from the coding sequence ATGACTGAACAGTGGGCACAACAACTCGATCTGCTCATTCGCGCGGGGACCCCTCTGATTTGGATTCGCAGCCACGAGGAGGAGCGCGTTGAATCTCTGCTGAGCCAGGCGGCAGAACGCTTGCCAGGGCGTCGGCTGGCGTCTTGGGACTTTGTGAGCGGCCTGTCAGGCGTGCTTGGCAGCGAGGGACTCGGTGCTCGCCAGCCGATGCTTGTTTTGCAGTGGTTGCAGGATCTAGATGGCAACAGCCCCACGCTGCTTTTGCTCAAAGATGTGCATCGCTTCTGCGATGACCCGGGTATCGCCCGCATGCTGCGCAATCTCACAAGTTTGTTGCGTGGACGCCCTCACACCCTCGTGCTCGGTTGTGGCAGCTGGACGCCGCCACCCGATTTGGAAGAAGCCCTCACCCTGCTCGACTTACCCCTTCCGCAAGAGCAGGAACTGATGACCCTGCTTGGGAATATTTCCAAGGCAACAGGATCGCCTCTCAATAGCGAGGTGCTTGAGGAGCTCACCCATGCCTGCTGCGGATTGAGTGAATCACGGGTTCGGCACGTGGCGGCGAAGGCGTTGGCTCAGCGCGGTGAGCTCGGACGCCAGGACCTTGCTGACGTGTTGGAGGAGAAGCGCCTCGCTTTGGCTCGCAGTGAAGTGCTGGAGTTCTGCCGTACAGATGCCACCCCCGCAGATATTGGCGGGCTGGAGGCTCTCAAGCAGTGGTTAGAGCAACGTCATCGTGCCTTCAGTGATGAGGCCAGGCGCTTTGGTTTACCCCTCCCTCGTGGTGTTCTCTTGGTCGGACCGCAGGGAACGGGTAAATCGCTGACGGCGCGAGTGATTGCCCACAGCTGGTCGATGCCACTCCTGCGTTTGGATGTGGGGCGTCTTTTTGCAGGACTCGTTGGAGCGAGCGAAGCACGCACGCGCGAAATGATTCAAAGGGCTGAAGCGATGGCTCCTTGCGTGCTTTGGATTGATGAGATCGACAAAGGATTTGGCAGCGACGGCCGAAGTGATGGCGGAACCAGCCAACGGGTGTTGGCCACCGTTCTGACCTGGATGGCGGAGAAAACGTCTCCTGTGTTTGTTGTGGCCACAGCCAATGGAGTGGAGAGGCTCCCCGCTGAACTCCTAAGGAAGGGCCGCTTCGACGAGATTTTTCTCCTTGATATGCCAGCTCGCTCTGAACGTCAGAGCATCATGGAATTGCATATCAGTCGCAGACGGCCAGGTCTCCTCCTTCCTGTTGAAACCGTCGTGGACCGGACGGATGGTTACTCCGGTGCAGAGCTAGAGCAAACGGTGATCGAAGCAATGCACCTCGCCTTTGCGGAGGGCCGTGAATTGGCTGAGTCCGATTTAATTCAAGCTGCGGCTCAATTGGTTCCTCTTTCGCGCACCGCTAAAGAACAATTGGAAGGCCTCAAGCAATGGGCTAGTAGCGGCCGGGCACGGCCAGCTTCATTGCGACTGGTAACGAACCCTGACAGGGGGTAA
- a CDS encoding DUF177 domain-containing protein: MIPGLEPVPLRELQALGSVRNWEFEGQLDEMPSLTPVRGTIRAEHRGNILEVSGSAQTIVCLCCDRCLNQFNRKLSMGTTELIWLGDSEAAAEMTEEGLDVSSVDGLVECLDPRGSFQPERWVFEQLSLQLPAVNFCGDGCPGMPQLVNQELSASVTPSADPRWQALLSLRSDPGEESEVTHD, encoded by the coding sequence ATGATCCCTGGGCTTGAGCCCGTTCCCCTTCGCGAGCTGCAAGCTCTTGGTTCCGTTCGTAATTGGGAATTCGAAGGCCAACTGGATGAGATGCCCTCCCTCACCCCAGTTCGCGGAACCATTCGGGCCGAGCATCGCGGCAATATTCTTGAGGTCTCCGGTTCAGCACAGACCATCGTGTGCCTCTGCTGCGATCGCTGCCTGAATCAGTTCAATCGCAAGTTGTCTATGGGGACCACCGAGCTGATCTGGCTTGGTGATAGTGAAGCTGCAGCGGAGATGACGGAAGAGGGCCTGGATGTCTCTTCCGTGGATGGACTTGTTGAGTGCCTGGATCCAAGGGGCAGCTTTCAACCAGAACGATGGGTGTTTGAGCAATTGAGTCTTCAACTGCCAGCTGTAAATTTCTGCGGTGATGGTTGCCCAGGAATGCCTCAATTGGTCAACCAAGAGCTTTCTGCTTCGGTGACGCCGTCTGCCGATCCGCGTTGGCAGGCTCTCTTGAGCTTGCGCTCTGACCCAGGCGAGGAGTCGGAGGTGACACATGACTGA